The genomic interval AGGTCGCGAAGCCGATTCGCCACCGCGGCGCGCAGCGCATCGCCATAGCCATGGCCCAGCGAGCCGACGACATTGTCGAGCCCGTCGAGCGAGAACAGGATGACGACGCAATCGGACCGGTCTGCACGGCTGCGCATCAGGATCGACTCCAGCCGCTCCTCGAGCGCCGTGCGGTTGATCAGCCCGGTGACCGGATCGTGACGTGCGAGATAGGCGACCCTGTGCTCCGCCACGCGGCGTTCGGTCACGTCCCGGCAGGTAACGCAGGCAACCCTTGGGGGCGTTCCGGTTTCGTCGCCGCCGGCGTCGTCCCGACCGGTCTCGTCGGCGAGCACGGAACCCGTGACCACGTATTCGACGATGCGTGGCGCCGCACCGGCGACCGCGACGCGGATCTCGCGCAGGCCCGGGTTCCCGGGTGGGCGATCCGGACCGTGCAGAACCTGCCGGACGTCGGCCCCGATTTCCGGCGGCAGGAAGGGATCGGCCGGCTCGCCCTCGACAAGCGCAGCACCGAGAATGGCGCGAGCGGAGTCCGTGGCCGCGCGGACGGAACCGGTGTCGTCGATCACGACGATGCCGTCAAAACTGTCGGCGAAGACGCGGCTCAGGACAGCCTGGGAATTGCGCCTCTGCGCCCGCGCGATGCGCAGCAGGAGCTTGTGCAGGCCGATCTCGCCGAGCACCACAAGCACGGCCAGCATGAGCAGGCCCGTGCCTGCCGCCGCCGTGTCGAGCATGACCGGCCGGAGCTGGAGCAGGCCCAACGCCGCGCCCTCGATGACGACAAGGAGGCCGATGACCCCCGCCACGCGGATACGCCAGCCGCCGGGCGCCAGAACGATTAGGAGGCCGCCCGCAAGCATCGCGCCAACCAGGGTCTCCAGACCGTACGCGGTTCGCACGGCGCGGTCCTGCAGCAGGGATTCCGCGGCAAGGATCTGCAGCACGCTTCCCGGCAGGATGCCATGAACCGGCACGGAGAACAGGTCCCTGAGTTCCTGCGCGGTCGCGCCGATGACGGCCTTGCGTCCGGCCAGATCGGCCCCAGAGACCCTGCCGGCGATGAGATCGGCGGCCGAGATCCGGTCGATGCCGTCCGGATCGATGCTGAAGTCGATGCTGAACCGCTCGCCGATCACGCCTGTCCTGCCGGACAGCACGGCCGGCAGCGACAGCACCGGTTCGCCGTCGATCACATCGCCCCAGACGGCGTTCCACACCCGGCCGTCGGTCTCGACCGGGACGCTGACCACGACAGGCCATGAATGGTCGGACAGGGCCGCGATCGGACGGTTGACGATCATGTCATCGGCCCGGCTGCCGCTGCCGGCAACCTGACGGAACACGGCGAGGCTGACGCCGCCGCCGGCGCGCTCAAGGGCTGCGGCCAGGGCCGCGTCCTCGTCGGGCGACGAGGCAGCACTGAAATCGATATCGAGCACGATCTCACCGGCGCCAGCTTGGGTCAGCCGATCGATCATCGCGGCATGCAGGCGGCGCGGCCAGGGCCAGACGCCGACCTCCTGCAGGCTGTGGGCATCGATCTCGACCAGCACGATGGAGCCGCTCGGCGCGCGATCCAGAAGCGAAAAGCGCAGCTCGGCGAGACTGCGCTCAAGGATGCGAAGCGATCCCGAAACCTGCAGCGCCAGCGCCAGCGCGAGGGCCAGCACCGCAGCCGTCAGCCGGGGCCCTGCGCCCCTCGTCTCGTCCGTTCGGCCACGCTTCACTTCACAGTTCCGTTTCCGTTGCCGTTGCCGTTGCCGTTGCCGTTTCCGTTGCCGTTGCCGTTCCCGTTGCCGTTGCCGTTGCCGTTGCCGTTCCCGTTGCCGTTCCCGTTGCCGTTGCCGTTCCCGTTGCCGTTGCCGTTGCCGTTGCCGTTGCCGTTCCCGTTGCCGTTTCCGTTGCCGCCGGCATTGCCCTGGCCGCCTCCGCCGGCTGCACTGTTTGCCTGGCCGGCGGCAGCCGCAGCACTGTTCGCCTGGCCGGCGGCAGCGGCCGCGGCGGCTGCCGGCGTGTTGGTGACGGAGAAGGACGGTGCCGTCGGCGTGCCGGAATAAACGCTCGGCGCGGAATTGATGCCCGAGACGCTCAGGCCCGCGCTGGTCGCGCCGGTCTGCGCCTGCTGTCCAGCGCCGACGTCGGCAGTCTGACCCGTGGCGTGGTCGCTGACCGATACAAGGCCTCGTTCGACGTTGACGCTCGCCCCGACCGGCCCCACGGCGACTTCGAAGCGCGTGCCCTTGACCACGGCGGCCAGGAACGGCGTCTCGACGGTGAAATGCGGCCGGGCGCGCTTGGCAACGTCGACGACGATCTTGCCGGTCTCCTGAAGCAGGGTGGTCTTGTCACCGGTGCTCTTGAACCGCGACAGGGCGACGGTCGTGTTCGGCCCGACCAGGATGGTCTCGGTGCCGCGTGCGATGAGGGCCTTCGCCGCGCCGATCGTGGCGACCGTATAGCCCTTGGGCAGCGGCATGCCGGGACGGGCGAGCACCGGCTTGACGTCCGGGGCGAGGAGATAGACCTTTCCGGAGACGCGCTGGACGACCCACTCGGCCGCGGCCGGCGACACGCCGCCGGCAAGCACGGTGGCGACGAGCGCAAGGACCTCGAGGGCCCGACGTAGCGTCTGCAGCCGGTCCAGAACGGCCCCCACGGTCGCAGCGCAAGGCCGTCCACACATCGTCAGAATCCGCCGGAGCATGACGCCCCTCCCGATGGGTCAGACAAGAACACCTGCCCATGCAACCACGACGTCAGTTAATCCCGATTGAATCGGATGAGTAAAATCCGCAGACAACACCTATTTTTCAGAGCTTCAACCCTTTTCCCTTACGACATCTTAAGCATCAGATCGGCACCGGCGGTTTTGTCCTCTGCGGAAGGGCGACCGACCTTGCGACCGGCCAGGATGTCGAACACCGACGCGGAGCTTCGCGGAATTGTTCATCTGACGTGGACGCTCAGTCAAATTGTGCGGCGCGAAAAATGCCCTAAATCGGATCTGGTTGCCCGCACCGGGCCGACCCCCGATTTCTTCATCCGGAGAGACCTCGCATGATCCGCATCGCCGCATCCGCCCTCGCCCTGTCGCTCGCCGCCATGCCGGCGCTCGCCGAGCCGGTCGCCTACGCCTTCGACAAGAGCCATGCCAACCTGTCGTTCTCCTACAATCACCTCGGCTACTCGACCACCGAGGGCCGGTTCGGCGAGTGGGACGGCACGCTGCTGATCGACCAGGACAATCCGGAAAACTCGTCCATCGAGTTCGTGATCGACATCGCCAGCCTGGACACGTTCTTCGCCGACCGCGACAAGCACTTCCTGAGCGCCGACTTCTTCGACGTCGAGAAGTTCCCGAAGGCAACCTTCAAGAGCACCAAGGTCGAGAAGGTCGGCGACAGCAAGCTCGCCGTCACCGGCGACCTGACCATCAAGGACGTCACCAAGCCGGTCACTCTCGACGTCGACGTGACCGCCCTCGGCGAGCATCCGATGGCCAAGACGCCGGCCGCCGGCTTCGCCGTCACCACCGTGATCAAACGCTCCGACTACGGCATGGACATGTACGTGCCCTATGTCGGCGACACCGTCACAGTCACCTTCCACGCAGAGACGCTGAAGGCCGCCGACTGACGCGGCTGCGGCCGGGCCTGGCGCCCGGCCGCTCCCGCTCCTGCCGAGGAGACTGCCATGCTGCGCAACAGCCCGAGCGGATACGGACGCGTCGCCATCGCCTTCCACTGGACGATGGCGTTGCTGATCGTCGCCATGCTGGCGCTCGGCATGGTGATGCACCGCATGCCGCCGACCGATCCGGCGACCTTCGCCCTCTATCAGTGGCACAAGTCGTTCGGCTTCGTGGCGCTCGGGCTCGCCGTCCTGCGCATGCTGTGGCGGGCGACCAACCCGGTGCCGCGCCTGCCGGAGGGCATGGCGGGCTGGGAACGGGCGGCCGCGCATGCCGGCCACCTCGCCCTCTACGGCCTGATGCTGGCGATTCCGCTCACCGGCTGGCTGATGGTGTCGGCCTCGCCCTGGGCCATCCCGACCGTTCTGTTCGGCGCCGTGCCCGTGCCGCACCTGCCGGTGCCCGAGGCGCTCGGCAGCAAGGCCGAGGCGGAGACGCTGTTCAAGGACCTGCACGAGCTGTTCGCCTGGCTGCTGATCCTGCTGCTGGTCGCCCATGTCGGGGCGGCGCTGAAGCACCATTTCATCGCCCGCGACACGACGCTGCGCCGGATGGTGTCGACCGAACCGGCACGCAGCGCCTGAATCCTTCCCTTCCTCCCGATTGCCTGGAGTCTTGAGCATGACCCTGCCGACCCTGCGTTCCGCGCTCGTTGCCGCCGCCCTTGCGCTCGTCACGCAGCCGGCCGCTGCCGCCGACTGGGCGGTCGACGCCGCCGACAGCAGCCTTGCCTTCACCGCCCGCCAGGGCGACACGGCCGTGCCCGGCCGCTTCGAGCGCTTCGAGGTGGCGATCACGCTCGATCCTCAGGACCTTTCCGGCGCGTCGATCAGCGTCACCGTCGACACCGCCAGCGTCGCCACAGAGGACGCGCAGGTCGGGGCGACGCTCGCCTCCGACGGCTGGCTGTCGACGGCGGCCTTCCCGACCGCGGCCTTCGCCTCGACCGCCGTCCGCCGCATCGAGGGCGAGCGCTACGAGGCGGAGGGCACGTTCACCCTGCGCGGCGTGTCGATGCCGCTGGTGTTGCCGTTCACGCTGGCCATCGACGGCGACACGGCCAAGGCCGCCGGCGCCGTCACGCTGCTGCGCGCCGACTACGGCGTCGGCGCCGGCATTCCGGCCGACACCGTCGGCGCGCAGGTGGAGGTGAGCTTCGCGCTGACAGCGAAGGCCAGGTGACGCGATCCGCCTAATCCATCGTCGCAAGCAGGACGACGATGTCGCGGCCGGACTTGCCGCTGGCCGCGGCGACGGCGGCGAGGCTGTCGTTCGGGGACGCGACGCGATAGCCGTTCTGCTCGAGGACGGCGGTCAGAGTCTCCGGCGTCTTGCCGAAGACGGGCGCGACGGTCGCCACCGAACTCTTCTGAACCGCCCCGGCGAGCGCCACCATGGGATTGCCGGCCGGCGCCTCGCCGCCGAGCAGGGGCACCACGAAGGCGACCGAGGCCGCCAGCGAGGCAGCGAGCGCGATCGCCATCGGCGGGCGCTTGAAATAGGACACGAACGGCCGCCAGTTCTTCCAGAGGTGCAACACGAAGGGCGCGATCAGAACCATGCTCAGCCATTCGTGCATGCCGTGGAACCAGGCCGACCCGAGATGGAAGAACAGGGCGACGCCGGAGATCAGGGAGACCAGGAACAGGCCGGTGGTGAGCGGCGTGGCGTAGCGGGCGAGAATGCCGGGCATCGAGGGAACCTTTCAAAACAGGTTGGACAAAGCCATGCGGGCGATCCGGTCTCCGCGCGTCTGCCCCTCAATCCGCCAGCCGCGCACCCTTGACCGATATCGCCGCGGTGCTGATACCACGGCCGCCGTCCGGACGCACGACGGCGCGGCAATCGGTCTCAGCCCGACCTGGGCGCAAGTATGCATCCCGCCTCTCGCGGACATGGACCTCGACGCTTGGCGGCGCCGGTCCTTTTGCCGTAAAGAGGGGCCACGAACAGTCAAGAGCCCCGTCCGCATGCCGGGCGGGACCGCAAGAGCCCGAGAGACCCGGACATGAACGCTCCCCTGACCCCGCCGGCCTATACTCACACCGCGCTGTTTCCGCTCGGCAGCGACACCACGCCCTACCGCAAGCTGACGGACGACCATGTGTCGACGACCGTGTGCAACGGCGAGGACGTGCTGGTGGTGGCGCGCGAGGGCCTGCGGCTGCTGGCCGAGCAGGCGTTCATCGACATCAACCATTATCTTCGCCCCGGCCATCTGGAGCAGCTCAGAAAGATCCTCGACGACCCGGAAGCGACCGAGAACGACAAGTTCGTCGCCTTCGACCTCTTGAAGAACGCCGCGATCTCCTCGGCCGGCGTGTTGCCGATGTGCCAGGACACCGGCACGGCCATCATCATGGGCAAGAAGGGGCGGCGGATCTGGACCGACGGCTCCGACGAGGCGGCCCTCGGGGAAGGCGCGCGCGATGCGTATTTCCTCAAGAACCTACGCTATTCGCAACTGGCGCCGCTGTCGATGTTCGAGGAGAAGAACACCGCCAACAACATGCCGGCACAGATCGAGCTCTACGCCGAGGGCGAGGACGCCTACAAGTTCCTGTTCATGGCCAAGGGCGGCGGCTCGGCCAACAAGACCTTCCTGTTCCAGGGCACGCCGTCGCTGCTGACCCACGACCGCATGATCGACTTCCTGAAGGAAAAGATCCTGACGCTCGGCACCGCCGCCTGCCCGCCCTATCACCTGGCCATCGTCATCGGCGGAACCTCGGCCGAGATGACGTTGAAGGCGACCAAGCTCGCCTCGGCGCGCTACCTCGACGCCCTGCCGACGCAGGGCTCCGAGCTCGGCCACGCCTTCCGCGACCTCGCGATGGAGGCCGAGATCCACACGCTGACCCAGGCGACGGGCGTCGGCGCGCAGTTCGGCGGCAAGTATTTCTGCCACGACGTGCGCGTCATCCGCCTGCCGCGCCACGGCGCCTCGCTGCCGATCGGCCTGGGCGTGTCCTGTTCCGCCGACCGCCAGGCGCTTGGCAAGATCACCCGGGACGGCATCTTCCTGGAACAGCTCGAGATGCATCCGGAGAAATACATGCCGGAGGTGACCGACGAGCACCTGTCCGACCACGTGGTCAAGATCGACCTGACCAGGCCGATGCCGGAGATCCTGGCCGAACTCACCCGGCATCCGATCAAGACGCGGCTGTCCTTGTCCGGCCCGCTGATCGTGGCGCGCGACCTCGCCCATGCCAAGCTGCGCGAGAGGCTGGAGGCCGGCGAGCCGCTGCCGGACTACTTCAAGAACCACCCGATCTACTATGCCGGCCCGGCCAAGACGCCGGAAGGCATGCCGTCCGGCTCGTTCGGCCCAACCACCGCAGGGCGCATGGACGCCTATGTCGACCAGTTCCAGGCCGCCGGCGGGTCCATGGTGATGCTGGCCAAGGGCAACCGCTCGCCGGCCGTGCGCCGCGCCTGCCAGGCCCATGGCGGCTTCTACCTCGGCTCGATCGGCGGCCCGGCCGCGCGCCTTGCCCAGGACTGCATCAAGAAGGTCGAGGTCGTCGCCTATCCGGAACTCGGCATGGAGGCGATCTGGAAGATCGAAGTCGAGGACTTCCCGGCCTTCATCGTCATCGACGACAAGGGCAACGATTTCTTCAAGGAGCTGAACCTGGGGTGACCAACGCACTCCGCACGGCTGCCGGCCTTGAAGGCTACCGGCAGCCGAGATCCTTCATGATGGACTGAACTCGTTTCACGTTCCGCGGGGTTGACTGGCCGCACACTTTTTCACATGGGACGCCGTCGCGGTCCCGGTCGGCCTGCGCATATCCGCAAACGCACCAGAGATAGACCGCCTCCTCACAGCTGCGGACGTCGCCGCATTTCGCTCGGCAGGAAACGGATTGCGCCAGTTGAACCGCCGGCAAAGGCGTAAAATTGCCGGACACCTCCGATGCAGAAGCCGGCCCCGCCCAGCCGGAAACAAACATGAATGTCGAGAGGATCGCCCGCAATTTCCTCGATCCCCCAGACGAGACATGGATCGCCGAAAAGCGACTGAACCGGGGCTGAATTCCGTCAATTCCGATATACATCTTTCCGAGTATTATTGGTCATCCTCAAGCCTCGACCCCGATATCAAACTATATGCGCACCCATCAATTCGACACAAGCAAGACGTGCGCAGAGCCGCGATGTGCAGGTCAGCAGCTCAATGCAAGCGTCACCGCGCATACGAGAAGAAAAGCGCCCTTGCGCACGACCGTCGGCATGCGCCCGGGTCAGGCCGTGGCCAGGGTCCGGATCCCGCGGCATCCCATCGCGCGGGCGATCCGGACCGAGAGGTGGTGACAAGCACCCGCAACCAGAGGGCGATTTTCCGTTGCAGCGGAACAACAGCCGTCCGCGGCGGGATGCGCTCACGGCGAAGTGAAGCGTCGTATCGCTTGCCCCGGCGGTCCCGCGTTAAGAAGATCGCAACAGCGCTTTCGTAGGGTAAGACAACCCTGAGCGGGGGCATTTTTCGGTATTGCGAGGTTGGGAAGAGACATGCGCAGACTACTCATGGCCGTCGCGGCCGTCGTCATCGGACTGGCCAGCACGGCCGCCTCGGCCACGCCGGGCGGAGGCCGCTTCTTCGATCCCACCTCCCAGTCCTGGGTCGAATACGGTCCGGGCGTCGCCAGCGGCAAGTCGCCGGTCAGGCGGGAAATGGTCAGCTACAACGGCCCCCATGCGCCCGGCACGATCATCATCGACACCGGCGAGCGCCGGCTCTACCACGTGCGCCCGGGCGGCAAGGCGATGAAATACGGCGTCGGGGTCGGCAAGGAAGGCTTCCAGTGGGCCGGCACGCACCGCGTCACCCGCAAGGCCGAGTGGCCGGGCTGGACGCCGCCACCGCAGATGCGCGCGCGCGAACGCGCCAAGGGCCGGATCCTGCCGGCGCACATGGAAGGCGGGCCGAATAACCCGCTCGGCGCCCGGGCGCTGTACATCGGCTCGACGCTCTACCGCATCCATGGCACCAACCAGCCCTGGACCATCGGCTCCGCCGTGTCGTCGGGCTGCATCCGGCTCGCCAACGAGGACGTCATCCATCTCTACGAGAACGTCGACGTCGGCGCCAAGGTGGTGGTCAAGCGTTGAGCGCAGCCGCAACGGCAGAGGTGAAGGCCGGCCCTGCGCCGGCCTGAGGCCGTTGAGAAACCTCCGCCTTCATCATCACGCACACAACGAAGCGGAGATCCGGGATCGGCGAGCCGGGGGGCTCTCGATCTCCTTCCTTGACATCATCGACACCGCAGCTCTCCGGTTCCGGCTCGCAGCTCACGCTTGGCCGGGAGGACCCCGGACAATCTGCGGATTTGTCAGAGTCCAAGGCCGGCCGGGAGGCTCGGCCTATATTCGTTGGCGGGTTCGTTGGAGCAGCGGGTCGCGTTACGGTCCGTGCGGCTCAGCGATCGCGACTCAGGCCCTTTGCTTCGAGTTCCCGGAGGTAGCCGCCCCAATGGCGGTCACGGTCGCGGCCGAGTTCCAGGAAATAAGCCCAGGTGTAGAGGCCGGTCGCATGCAGGTCGTCGAAGTGGAGGCGGACTGCGTAGTTGCCGACCGGCTCGATCTTCAGGATGGCAACGGCGCGCTTGCCCGGCACGCTCTTCTTCTGCTCCGGAGAATGGCCCTGCACCTCGGCCGAGGGCGAGCAGACGCGCAGGTATTCGGCGCTGTACTCGTGGCTCTCGCCGGTATCGAAACTGACGACGAGAGTCTTCTTGTCGGATTTCAGGCGGATTTCAGTCGGCCAGGCGGTGTCGGTGGCGCTCACGGGTGTCTCTCCGGTTCGGTGAACGGACGATAGGCCGGCGCGGCGCGAGGTCAAGGGCTGTCAGCCTCCTTCCGCGCCCGCCTCCCCTGCCCGCCTGACCGCCTCGTAGCCCGCGAGAGCCTCGGCGCGCGCGGCTGCGTGGTCGACGATCGGATGCGGGTAGGTCCGGCCAAGCTCGACGCCTGCGGCTTTCAGCACCACCGCAGGAGCATCGAAGGGCGCGTGGACATGGTCGTCCGGCAGTCGCGCCAGTTCCGGGCACCAGCGGCGGACATAGGCGCCGCCCGGATCGAAGCGGCGACCCTGGCCGACGGGACTGAAGATGCGGAAATAGGGCGCGGCATCAGCTCCGCTGCCGGCAACCCACTGCCAGCCTGCGGCGTTGTTGGCGAGGTCGGCGTCGACCAGCGTGTCGCGGAACCAAGCCTCGCCCAGGCGCCAGTCGAGTCGCAGGTGTTTGACCAGGAAACTCGCCGCGAGCATGCGCACCCGGTTGTGCATGTAGCCGGTCGCCCAGAGCTCGCGCATGCCGGCATCGACCATGGGATAGCCGGTCTGCCCGCGCTGCCAGACTGCCAGATCGCCCGAGCTGTCGCGCCAGGGATAGGCGTCGAAGGTCGACTTCCAGTTTCTCTCCGGCAGGCGGGGGAAATGATAGAGCAGGTGATGGGAGAACTCCCGCCAGCCGATCTCGGCGAGGAACTTGTCTGCATCGCGCTCCAGCCCCGGCGTTCTGCCGGCGGCGAAGCGGGTGCGCGCGACGACCTGGCGCGGCGAGACCTCGCCGAAATGCAGATGCGGGGACAGGCGCGAGACATGGGACAGATCCGGGCGGTCGCGCAGGGTCGCGTAGCCGTCCAGGCCGGCCTCGAGGAAGTGCTCCAGTCGCTCCGCCGCGCCTGCCTCGCCGGGGTGCCACAGGTCGCGCCAGCCGGCGGCCCAGTCGGGTGCGGTCGGGCGAAGCCGCCAGTCGTCGAGCCGGTCGCCGGCTTGTCCTGCGGCGATCTCGAGCCGCGGCGGCCTCGGCAAGGGCGTGGCAACGGGCCGGGCAAGCGCGGCGCGCCAGTAGGGAGAAAACACCTTGAACGGGCCGCCGGTCTTCGTTTCCAGTTCCCACGGCTCGTTCAGAAGGGCTGCGTTGAAACTGCGGACCTCGACCCCGGCCGCGATCAGGGCGGCCTTGAGGGCGGTGTCGCGGCGCACCGCATGGGGCTCATAGCAGCGGTTCCAGTGGACGGCGCCCACGCCGGCGGCGCGCGCGAGTTCCGGGATCAGCCGCTGCGGGTCGCCGTGCAGCAGCACCAGACGGCCGAGGTCGCGGGCGAGCGCTTCGAGACTGTGGTGCAGCCACCAGCGGCTCGCCGCGCCGAGCGGGTGGGTGTTGTCGCCGGGGCCCTCGTCGAGAACGAAGACGGGCAGCACGGACCCGCGCGCCGCTGCCTCGAACAGCGCCGGGTTGTCGGCGATACGCAGATCCTGGCGGAACCAGACGAGGGTGGTCATGGGACGGGCGGACTCCGGTGACGCGGGCGGCGGAATACATCCTACGGCGATGGAACGACGGAGGATCAGTGCGCGCGGCGACGGCTCCGGCGCGAGCTGCCTTTTCTTCGCCGGGATGAAGACTACCTTACGCCGAAGCGAGCCTTGCTCCGGCGACAAAATCCGTTACGCTTCGGAACAACGATGAGAAATCCGCGCCAGAAAGCGGCCAGGCTGGCGGCGCGACGCAAGGGAGAGACCCATGACGGACGGCCCTGCCGCCGATCCCATCCGCCACACGGGCGAGCAAGCGCCGTCTTCCGGCGCGGCACCGATGATCGATCCGTTCGGCCGCGCGGTGAGCTATCTACGCGTGTCGGTGACCGACCGTTGCGACTTCCGCTGCGTCTACTGCATGGCCGAGGACATGACGTTCCTGCCCAAGCGCGAGGTTTTGACGCTTGAGGAACTCGACCGGCTGTGCAGCGCCTTCATCGAGAAAGGTGTCAAAAAGCTGCGGCTGACCGGCGGCGAACCGCTGGTGCGCAAGAACATCATGAGCCTGATCCGCTCGCTGTCGCGGCACCTCGCCAGCGGCGCGCTGGACGAATTGACGGTGACCACCAACGGCTCGCAGCTCGCCCGCCTCGCGCAGGACCTGGCGGACTGCGGCGTGCGGCGCATCAACGTGTCGCTCGATACGCTGGACGCCGATCGCTTCAAGGCGATCACCCGCTGGGGCGACCTCGGCAAGGTGATGGAGGGGATCCGCGCCGCCACGGATGCGGGCCTGTCGATCAAGATCAACATGGTCGCGCTGAAGGGCATCAACGAGCACGAGATCGTGCCGATGCTGGAATGGGCGCACGCGCAGGGCCACGACGTGACCCTGATCGAGACCATGCCGCTCGGCGAGATCGACGGCGACCGCACCGACCAGTACCTGCCGCTGTCGCTGGTGCGCGCACGGCTCGCCGAACGGTTCACGATGGCCGACATTCCCTACAAGACGGGCGGCCCGGCGCGCTATGTCGAAATCCGCGAAACCGGCGGCCGGCTCGGCTTTATCACGCCGATGACGCATAATTTCTGCGAGAGCTGCAACCGGGTGCGTATCACCTGCACCGGCATGCTCTACATGTGCCTCGGCCAGGACGACAGCGCCGACCTGCGGGCGCCGCTGCGCGCCTCGGAAGGCGACGAACTGCTCCACGCAGCGATCGACGAGGCGATCGGCCGCAAGCCGAAGGGCCACGACTTC from Polymorphum gilvum SL003B-26A1 carries:
- a CDS encoding cryptochrome/photolyase family protein, coding for MTTLVWFRQDLRIADNPALFEAAARGSVLPVFVLDEGPGDNTHPLGAASRWWLHHSLEALARDLGRLVLLHGDPQRLIPELARAAGVGAVHWNRCYEPHAVRRDTALKAALIAAGVEVRSFNAALLNEPWELETKTGGPFKVFSPYWRAALARPVATPLPRPPRLEIAAGQAGDRLDDWRLRPTAPDWAAGWRDLWHPGEAGAAERLEHFLEAGLDGYATLRDRPDLSHVSRLSPHLHFGEVSPRQVVARTRFAAGRTPGLERDADKFLAEIGWREFSHHLLYHFPRLPERNWKSTFDAYPWRDSSGDLAVWQRGQTGYPMVDAGMRELWATGYMHNRVRMLAASFLVKHLRLDWRLGEAWFRDTLVDADLANNAAGWQWVAGSGADAAPYFRIFSPVGQGRRFDPGGAYVRRWCPELARLPDDHVHAPFDAPAVVLKAAGVELGRTYPHPIVDHAAARAEALAGYEAVRRAGEAGAEGG
- the moaA gene encoding GTP 3',8-cyclase MoaA; translation: MTDGPAADPIRHTGEQAPSSGAAPMIDPFGRAVSYLRVSVTDRCDFRCVYCMAEDMTFLPKREVLTLEELDRLCSAFIEKGVKKLRLTGGEPLVRKNIMSLIRSLSRHLASGALDELTVTTNGSQLARLAQDLADCGVRRINVSLDTLDADRFKAITRWGDLGKVMEGIRAATDAGLSIKINMVALKGINEHEIVPMLEWAHAQGHDVTLIETMPLGEIDGDRTDQYLPLSLVRARLAERFTMADIPYKTGGPARYVEIRETGGRLGFITPMTHNFCESCNRVRITCTGMLYMCLGQDDSADLRAPLRASEGDELLHAAIDEAIGRKPKGHDFVIDRRTRKPAVARHMSVTGG